A single genomic interval of Nonomuraea rubra harbors:
- a CDS encoding prolyl oligopeptidase family serine peptidase, with the protein MNFPPAERLPLTEHRHGHEIADPYRWLEDPADPRTRDWLAAQDRLWRDSAAGLPQRERFLARLTELRETGLVTPPVWRGDKRFHLRQSPSQEHPVLCCDDRVVLDPMELDPSGLTTLDDWQPDLEGRRLAYQISRSGDEKACLYVRDLATGAVLDGPIGGCRYSAVAWLPGGEAFYYVRFQQGVFLHTIGSAEADVPVFTRGAISYGVQISPDGRWLTISAGTASGNALWLADLAAGDPAPRPVQEGSHARTAGAVACDGRLYLLTDRDAPRRRLCVADPAAPAAWRELIPEDAEAVLGAFTLLDGDRLLVSRTRHAVGEIAVHHARTGERLGTVPLPGNGSIASLTSRPEGGPEAWFAYTDAVTPAEIWRYDARTDATTRWSAAPGRVTLPEVRSSHLEYASADGTLVRMVVVARPHEGGPRPAILSGYGGFGIPLMPGYAADSLAWVEAGGVLAIANLRGGGEEGEAWHRDGMLERKQNVFDDFVAAAGKLIADGWTTPEQLGIWGESNGGLLVGAALTQRPDLFAAVVCSAGLLDMARYHLSGLGPSWTGEYGDPDDPEQLGWLLGYSPYHHVSEGTGYPATLFTVAAADTRVDPLHARKMCAALQWASGGDRPVLLRHEPDVGHGARAVSRSVGLAADVLAFLAAHTGLTPEV; encoded by the coding sequence ATGAACTTTCCGCCCGCCGAACGCCTCCCCCTCACCGAACACCGCCACGGCCACGAGATCGCCGACCCGTACCGCTGGCTGGAGGACCCCGCCGACCCGCGCACGCGGGACTGGCTGGCGGCCCAGGACCGGCTGTGGCGCGACAGCGCCGCCGGGCTGCCCCAGCGGGAGCGGTTCCTGGCGCGGCTGACCGAGCTCAGGGAGACGGGCCTGGTGACCCCGCCCGTGTGGCGCGGCGACAAGCGCTTCCACCTGCGCCAATCCCCGTCGCAGGAGCACCCGGTGCTCTGCTGCGACGACCGCGTGGTGCTGGACCCGATGGAGCTGGACCCCAGCGGGCTGACGACGCTGGACGACTGGCAGCCCGACCTGGAGGGGCGCCGCCTGGCGTACCAGATCTCGCGCAGCGGCGACGAGAAGGCCTGCCTGTACGTGCGGGACCTCGCCACCGGAGCTGTCCTCGACGGGCCCATCGGCGGCTGCCGCTACTCGGCGGTCGCCTGGCTGCCGGGCGGCGAGGCGTTCTACTACGTCCGGTTCCAGCAGGGCGTGTTCCTGCACACGATCGGCTCGGCCGAGGCCGACGTGCCCGTGTTCACCAGGGGCGCGATCTCGTACGGCGTGCAGATCAGCCCCGACGGCCGCTGGCTGACGATCTCGGCGGGCACCGCGTCGGGCAACGCGCTCTGGCTGGCCGACCTGGCGGCCGGGGACCCGGCGCCCAGGCCCGTACAGGAGGGCTCGCACGCCCGCACGGCCGGCGCGGTGGCCTGCGACGGCCGCCTGTACCTGCTCACCGACAGGGACGCGCCCCGCCGCAGGCTCTGCGTGGCCGACCCGGCGGCCCCCGCGGCCTGGCGGGAGCTGATCCCGGAGGACGCGGAGGCCGTGCTGGGGGCGTTCACGCTGCTGGATGGCGACCGGCTGCTCGTGTCCAGGACGCGGCACGCGGTCGGCGAGATCGCCGTGCACCACGCCCGCACGGGGGAGCGGCTGGGCACCGTGCCGCTGCCGGGCAACGGCTCGATCGCCTCGCTCACCTCCCGCCCGGAAGGCGGCCCCGAGGCGTGGTTCGCCTACACCGACGCCGTGACCCCCGCCGAGATCTGGCGCTACGACGCCCGCACGGACGCCACCACGCGCTGGTCGGCCGCGCCCGGCCGCGTCACGCTGCCGGAGGTGCGCAGCTCCCACCTCGAGTACGCCTCCGCCGACGGCACCCTCGTCCGCATGGTCGTCGTCGCCCGCCCCCACGAGGGCGGCCCGCGCCCGGCGATACTCAGCGGGTACGGCGGCTTCGGCATCCCCCTCATGCCCGGCTACGCCGCCGACTCCCTGGCCTGGGTCGAGGCGGGCGGCGTGCTGGCCATCGCCAACCTGCGCGGCGGCGGCGAGGAGGGCGAGGCGTGGCACCGCGACGGCATGCTGGAGCGCAAGCAGAACGTGTTCGACGACTTCGTGGCCGCCGCCGGGAAGCTGATCGCCGACGGCTGGACGACCCCCGAGCAGCTCGGCATCTGGGGCGAGTCGAACGGCGGCCTGCTCGTCGGCGCCGCGCTCACCCAGCGGCCGGACCTGTTCGCCGCCGTCGTGTGCTCGGCCGGGCTGCTCGACATGGCCCGCTACCACCTCAGCGGCCTCGGCCCCTCATGGACCGGCGAGTACGGCGACCCGGACGATCCAGAACAGCTCGGCTGGCTGCTCGGCTACTCGCCCTACCACCACGTGAGCGAGGGCACCGGCTACCCGGCGACGCTGTTCACGGTGGCGGCGGCCGACACGCGGGTGGATCCGCTGCACGCCCGCAAGATGTGCGCGGCGCTGCAGTGGGCGAGCGGCGGCGACCGTCCGGTCCTGCTGCGCCACGAGCCGGACGTGGGGCACGGGGCCCGGGCCGTCAGCCGCTCCGTGGGGCTGGCCGCCGACGTGCTGGCCTTCCTGGCGGCGCACACCGGACTGACCCCGGAAGTCTGA
- a CDS encoding response regulator transcription factor: MIRTLLAEDMHLVRGALVALLAYEEDIEVVAEVDRGDRILAAARASHADVAVLDIALPGMDGLDAARELHEKLPECGVLILTGVGTPGLLKKALDVHVRGFMAKDAPPGRLADGIRRVAEGERVIDSELAIAAMRPAEAPLTPRELDVIGAAADGASVGEIAASLYLAEGTVRNYLSRTTAKLGARSRIDAIRIARESGWI; this comes from the coding sequence GTGATTCGAACGTTGCTCGCAGAGGACATGCACCTGGTACGAGGGGCGCTCGTGGCGCTGCTGGCCTATGAAGAGGACATCGAAGTCGTGGCCGAGGTCGATCGGGGCGACCGCATCCTGGCCGCGGCCCGGGCCTCCCACGCCGACGTGGCGGTGCTCGACATCGCCTTACCCGGCATGGACGGGCTCGACGCGGCACGTGAGCTGCACGAGAAATTACCCGAGTGCGGGGTGCTCATCCTGACCGGCGTCGGCACCCCCGGGCTGCTCAAGAAGGCCCTCGACGTGCACGTACGCGGGTTCATGGCCAAGGACGCGCCCCCCGGGCGGCTGGCGGACGGCATCCGCAGGGTCGCCGAGGGCGAGCGGGTCATCGACTCCGAGCTGGCGATCGCGGCCATGCGGCCGGCGGAGGCGCCGCTGACGCCGCGCGAGCTGGACGTGATCGGGGCCGCGGCGGACGGGGCGTCGGTCGGGGAGATCGCGGCTTCGCTCTATCTGGCCGAGGGGACCGTCCGCAACTACCTGTCCAGGACCACGGCCAAGCTGGGGGCGCGCAGCAGGATCGACGCCATCCGCATCGCCAGGGAGTCGGGCTGGATCTGA
- a CDS encoding carboxymuconolactone decarboxylase family protein — MKPRVRPLPPEEWDDFTKTHPYNVFATLARHPGLYRGWRGFHGALQDGTLPARDRELAILRTAHHCDSAYEWARHARLALEAGLTPQEVELVGRPDALWSVEDQLVLQVADDLYYAGDLTDATWAALCDRYDEAGRIELIMLVAHHGMLALVLRTLRVRPED; from the coding sequence ATGAAACCCCGCGTACGGCCCCTTCCGCCCGAAGAATGGGACGACTTCACGAAGACCCATCCGTACAACGTGTTCGCCACCCTGGCCCGCCACCCGGGCCTGTACCGGGGGTGGCGGGGCTTCCACGGCGCGCTGCAGGACGGCACGCTGCCGGCCAGGGACCGGGAGCTGGCCATCCTGCGCACCGCCCACCACTGCGACAGCGCCTACGAGTGGGCCAGGCACGCCCGCCTGGCCCTGGAGGCGGGCCTCACGCCGCAGGAGGTCGAGCTGGTAGGCAGGCCGGACGCCCTGTGGTCGGTCGAGGACCAGCTCGTGCTCCAGGTGGCCGACGACCTGTACTACGCGGGCGACCTGACGGACGCGACGTGGGCGGCGCTGTGCGACCGCTACGACGAGGCGGGCCGGATCGAGCTGATCATGCTGGTGGCCCACCACGGCATGCTGGCCCTGGTGCTCAGGACCCTGCGGGTGCGGCCGGAGGACTGA
- a CDS encoding zinc-dependent alcohol dehydrogenase family protein: protein MRAVAFDIFGGELDVRELPDPSPAPHGAVIRVEATGLCRSDWHGWQGHDPDIKVLPHVPGHELAGVVEAVGADVRGWRPGARVTVPFICACGSCTACATGQQQVCERQTQPGFTHWGSFAEYVAIDHADVNLIAVPEDMAYVTAAGLGCRFATAFRAVAQVGEVRPGEWVAVHGCGGVGLSAVMIATAAGARVVAVDISTDALHLAELAGATHFVNGSAGDAAAQVRELTRGGAHVSIDALGSPATCAASVESLRRRGRHVQVGLLPGGATPVPMDRVIGHELRLLGSHGMAAHAYPPMLEMIRAGILHPDQLVTRTIGLADAGKALASIGSVPGVTMITPR from the coding sequence ATGCGAGCGGTTGCCTTTGACATCTTCGGTGGGGAGCTCGACGTGCGCGAGCTGCCCGATCCTTCCCCGGCCCCGCACGGAGCGGTGATCAGGGTCGAGGCGACCGGGCTGTGCCGGTCCGACTGGCACGGCTGGCAGGGCCACGACCCCGACATCAAGGTCCTGCCGCACGTGCCGGGGCACGAGCTGGCCGGCGTGGTCGAGGCGGTGGGCGCCGACGTGCGCGGCTGGCGGCCGGGGGCGCGCGTGACCGTGCCGTTCATCTGCGCGTGCGGCTCCTGCACCGCCTGCGCCACCGGCCAGCAGCAGGTCTGCGAACGGCAGACGCAGCCGGGCTTCACGCACTGGGGCTCCTTCGCCGAGTACGTCGCCATCGACCACGCCGACGTCAACCTGATCGCCGTGCCCGAGGACATGGCCTACGTCACCGCGGCCGGCCTCGGCTGCCGGTTCGCCACCGCGTTCCGTGCCGTGGCGCAGGTCGGCGAGGTACGCCCGGGGGAATGGGTGGCCGTGCACGGCTGCGGCGGCGTCGGCCTGTCGGCCGTGATGATCGCGACGGCGGCCGGCGCCAGGGTCGTGGCGGTGGACATCAGCACCGACGCCCTGCACCTGGCGGAGCTGGCGGGGGCCACGCACTTCGTCAACGGCTCGGCCGGTGACGCGGCGGCCCAGGTCAGGGAGCTGACCAGGGGCGGCGCGCACGTGTCGATCGACGCGCTGGGCAGCCCCGCGACGTGCGCCGCCTCCGTCGAGAGCCTGCGCCGCCGGGGCCGGCACGTGCAGGTCGGGCTGCTGCCCGGCGGGGCGACGCCGGTGCCGATGGACCGGGTGATCGGCCACGAGCTGCGGCTGCTGGGCAGCCACGGCATGGCCGCGCACGCCTACCCGCCCATGCTGGAGATGATCAGGGCCGGGATCCTGCACCCCGACCAGCTCGTCACCCGCACGATCGGGCTCGCGGACGCCGGCAAGGCGCTGGCCTCGATCGGCTCGGTGCCGGGCGTCACGATGATCACTCCCCGGTGA
- a CDS encoding helix-turn-helix transcriptional regulator has protein sequence MNRDELAEFLRVCRARVTPADVGLPAGGTRRTPGLRRQEVAQLAGMSIDYYIRLEQGRGPHPSRQVLNALSRALVLGQDERAHLFHLAGQPLDRPRIREDVPQSMLHLIAFLDEVPAYVLDARYDLRAWNPMATTIMGNLDGLAPEQRNVLRWIFMSPDIGKHFDDEEKGAFARASVADLRAAAGRYPDDRRIQALVAELLALSPEFAELWARHEVRVRREQRKRIHHPVVGTIDTICQVMPVPDRDDLRLVLYTTEPGSPSHRALRELRQYTLSS, from the coding sequence ATGAACCGCGACGAACTCGCCGAATTCCTCCGCGTCTGCCGCGCCCGGGTCACCCCCGCGGACGTGGGCCTGCCGGCCGGGGGCACCCGCCGCACGCCGGGCCTGCGCCGGCAGGAGGTCGCGCAGCTCGCGGGCATGTCGATCGACTACTACATCCGGCTGGAGCAGGGCCGCGGCCCGCACCCGTCCAGGCAGGTGCTGAACGCGCTCTCCAGGGCCCTCGTGCTCGGCCAGGACGAGCGCGCCCACCTGTTCCACCTGGCGGGCCAGCCGCTGGACCGGCCGCGGATCAGGGAGGACGTGCCGCAGAGCATGCTGCACCTGATCGCGTTCCTGGACGAGGTGCCCGCCTACGTGCTCGACGCCCGCTACGACCTGCGGGCCTGGAACCCCATGGCGACCACCATCATGGGCAACCTGGACGGCCTGGCACCCGAGCAGCGCAACGTCCTGCGCTGGATCTTCATGTCGCCCGACATCGGCAAGCACTTCGACGACGAGGAGAAGGGCGCCTTCGCCCGCGCCTCGGTCGCCGACCTGCGCGCCGCCGCGGGCCGCTACCCCGACGACCGGCGGATCCAGGCGCTGGTGGCCGAGCTGCTCGCGCTCAGCCCCGAGTTCGCCGAGCTGTGGGCCAGGCACGAGGTCCGGGTGCGCAGGGAGCAGCGCAAGCGCATCCACCATCCGGTGGTGGGCACGATCGACACGATCTGCCAGGTCATGCCGGTGCCCGACCGCGACGACCTGCGCCTCGTGCTCTACACCACCGAGCCCGGCTCGCCGTCGCACCGGGCCTTGCGCGAGCTGCGGCAGTACACCCTAAGCTCATGA
- a CDS encoding SDR family oxidoreductase, whose product MTKIALITGANKGIGYEIARLLAGQGVTTIVGARDEERGRAAADRLGQPYVRLDVTDEESVSAAAKWIDGEYGRLDILVNNAGITGDPAGFRPSAATAAHLREVYETNVFGVVTVTNAMLPLLRRSPAGRIVNMSSELGSLAMAMDPDSPFGDFNALTYNSSKSALNMVTVSYAKELKDTPIKVNAANPGYCATDLNQHQGFRTAEQGAAIAVRLANLDADGPSGAYLEDAGVVRW is encoded by the coding sequence ATGACGAAGATCGCACTCATCACGGGTGCCAACAAGGGCATCGGCTACGAGATCGCGCGGCTGCTGGCCGGGCAGGGCGTCACCACGATCGTGGGGGCGCGCGACGAGGAGCGCGGCCGGGCCGCCGCAGACCGGCTCGGGCAGCCGTACGTGCGGCTGGACGTGACCGACGAGGAGAGCGTGTCCGCCGCCGCGAAGTGGATCGACGGCGAGTACGGCCGGCTCGACATCCTGGTCAACAACGCCGGCATCACCGGCGACCCGGCGGGCTTCCGGCCCAGCGCCGCCACGGCCGCGCACCTGCGGGAGGTCTACGAGACGAACGTGTTCGGCGTCGTCACCGTGACGAACGCGATGCTGCCGCTGCTGCGCAGGTCGCCGGCGGGGCGGATCGTGAACATGTCGAGCGAGCTCGGCTCGCTGGCCATGGCGATGGACCCGGACAGCCCCTTCGGCGACTTCAACGCCCTGACCTACAACTCCTCCAAGTCCGCGCTCAACATGGTCACCGTGTCCTACGCCAAGGAGCTGAAGGACACCCCGATCAAGGTGAACGCCGCCAACCCCGGCTACTGCGCCACCGACCTCAACCAGCACCAGGGATTCCGCACGGCCGAGCAGGGCGCGGCCATCGCCGTGCGGCTGGCGAACCTCGATGCGGACGGCCCTTCCGGGGCCTACCTGGAGGATGCGGGCGTCGTCCGCTGGTGA
- a CDS encoding glutamate--cysteine ligase — MGRDLDKERFTEAEYTHFGERIQEQLGVLRELLDTPGFGQGPITIGAELELFLIDEEGRPLPHNDQVREALGDDRVVLELGRYNLEVNLTPLPLAGRPFERLSAEVQETMTKVDGAVAGGGALPIGILPTLDTEDFTLGAMSDQNRYRAMSRGIRRLRLEPFLVKIDDLELSVEDVILESANTSWQVHIRTPPEHFARLFNAAQLAIGPVLAACGNSPFFLGRELWEETRIALMEEAADDRDVQRRERRDGRVTFGSDWVHEGAHELFERYVRDYDPIVPDLAEGAGRHEVPELRLHQGTIWQWNRPVYDPADGGHLRIELRALPAGPSCADMAANTAFLLGLTLSQAERDLTGYRFATAYQNFYRAAMRGLDARLSWPGMEGERDAADLVLHLLPEARKGLLGAGVAPSDADRALDVIAQRTRLRRTGSVWQREALARFGGDRRELVRRYRELALSGTPVHLWK; from the coding sequence ATGGGAAGAGATCTGGATAAGGAGCGATTTACCGAGGCGGAATACACCCACTTCGGGGAGCGCATCCAGGAGCAGCTCGGCGTGCTGCGCGAGCTGCTCGACACCCCCGGCTTCGGCCAGGGCCCGATCACGATCGGGGCCGAGCTGGAGCTGTTCCTGATCGACGAGGAAGGGCGGCCGCTGCCGCACAACGACCAGGTACGGGAGGCCCTGGGCGACGACCGGGTGGTGCTGGAGCTGGGCCGCTACAACCTCGAGGTGAACCTGACCCCGCTGCCCCTGGCGGGCAGGCCGTTCGAGCGGCTGAGCGCCGAGGTGCAGGAGACCATGACCAAGGTGGACGGGGCCGTGGCGGGCGGGGGCGCGCTGCCCATCGGCATCCTGCCGACGCTCGACACCGAGGACTTCACGCTGGGCGCCATGAGCGACCAGAACCGATACCGGGCCATGAGCAGGGGCATCAGGAGGCTGCGGCTGGAGCCGTTCCTCGTCAAGATCGACGACCTGGAGCTCTCGGTCGAGGACGTGATCCTGGAGAGCGCCAACACCTCCTGGCAGGTGCACATCCGCACGCCGCCCGAGCACTTCGCCAGGCTGTTCAACGCCGCCCAGCTCGCCATCGGGCCGGTGCTGGCGGCGTGCGGGAACTCGCCGTTCTTCCTGGGGCGCGAGCTGTGGGAGGAGACCCGCATCGCGCTCATGGAGGAGGCCGCCGACGACCGGGACGTGCAGCGGCGCGAGCGCAGGGACGGGCGGGTGACGTTCGGCTCGGACTGGGTGCACGAGGGCGCGCACGAGCTGTTCGAGCGGTACGTGCGGGACTACGACCCGATCGTGCCCGACCTCGCCGAGGGCGCCGGCCGGCACGAGGTGCCGGAGCTGCGGCTGCACCAGGGCACGATCTGGCAGTGGAACCGCCCCGTCTACGATCCCGCCGACGGCGGCCACCTGCGGATCGAGCTGCGCGCGCTGCCCGCCGGGCCCTCCTGCGCGGACATGGCGGCGAACACGGCCTTCCTGCTCGGGCTGACGCTGTCGCAGGCCGAGCGGGACCTGACCGGCTACCGGTTCGCCACGGCGTACCAGAACTTCTACCGCGCGGCCATGCGCGGGCTGGACGCCCGGCTCTCCTGGCCCGGCATGGAGGGCGAGCGCGATGCCGCGGACCTGGTGCTCCACCTGTTGCCCGAGGCCAGGAAGGGGCTGCTCGGAGCCGGGGTGGCGCCGAGCGACGCTGACCGGGCGCTGGACGTGATCGCGCAGCGCACCCGGCTGCGCCGTACCGGCTCGGTGTGGCAGCGCGAGGCGCTGGCACGCTTCGGCGGCGACCGGCGCGAGCTAGTCCGCCGCTACCGGGAGCTGGCACTGTCGGGAACTCCCGTGCATTTGTGGAAGTGA
- a CDS encoding PaaX family transcriptional regulator C-terminal domain-containing protein: MEERNGLSARSAVLSALLGSHPPRLPARHLVRIGALFGIAEGTVRVALSRMVAAGDLLQAGGQYTLSQRLVERQARQDESRDPHTRPWDGTWEVAVVTAERRAPADRAALRHTMTALRLAELREGTWLRPANLVRGAWPEIVTAQCTLIDGRPHRDPTPLLWDLDGWAAEARRLERSLDGAQGLAEGFLVSAAVLRHLLADPLLPAELLPDGWPGAALRSRYDAFDRRYREVLQEHLRG, translated from the coding sequence ATGGAAGAGCGTAATGGCCTGAGCGCGCGTTCGGCGGTGCTGAGCGCGCTGCTGGGCAGCCACCCGCCCCGGCTGCCCGCCCGCCACCTGGTGCGCATCGGCGCGCTGTTCGGCATCGCGGAGGGCACGGTCAGGGTGGCGCTGTCGCGCATGGTCGCGGCCGGCGACCTGCTGCAGGCCGGCGGGCAGTACACGCTGTCGCAGCGGCTCGTCGAGCGCCAGGCCAGGCAGGACGAGAGCCGCGACCCGCACACGAGGCCGTGGGACGGCACGTGGGAGGTGGCCGTGGTGACCGCCGAGCGGCGCGCGCCCGCCGACCGGGCCGCGCTCCGGCACACGATGACCGCGCTGCGCCTGGCCGAGCTGCGCGAGGGCACCTGGCTGCGCCCGGCGAACCTGGTCCGCGGCGCCTGGCCGGAGATCGTCACCGCGCAGTGCACGCTGATCGACGGCCGCCCGCACCGCGACCCCACTCCCCTGCTGTGGGACCTGGACGGCTGGGCGGCCGAGGCGCGGCGCCTCGAACGGTCTCTCGACGGCGCGCAGGGCCTGGCCGAGGGCTTCCTCGTCTCCGCGGCCGTGCTGCGGCACCTGCTGGCCGACCCGCTGCTGCCCGCCGAGCTGCTGCCGGACGGCTGGCCGGGCGCCGCGCTACGGTCCCGCTACGACGCCTTCGACCGCCGCTACCGGGAGGTGCTGCAGGAGCATCTCAGAGGCTGA
- a CDS encoding acyl-CoA dehydrogenase family protein: MGRYLIEPFDRSDRYATESYQGAAGRNWWRCDPTLRLLMRRHLGDGYAWAEPRLDRLGELMGGLVAACAEETDRNPPRLEKYDKWGRDVSQVVMPPSFHTARQALMADNFTSPSFAGQARANGADPSALGAAWTYLLDQADIGMGCALGTGGDMVVSLAEKHAPPDVRDRVREIFANGFYSGEAAQLFTERTGGSDLAALETEAVPAGDAWLLTGFKWFASNANGSAFVVLARLPGGAVAPFLVLWERRDGSRNGVRIRRLKDKLGTRSVASAEVELAGAEAFLLAGEGSGSGLGTMMKLTNASRLGVAMMGVGVARRALVEALCYARAREAFGRPLAEQPLMRRKLSELIVEVEAAQAMVFDGHVGPRLRLAPALIKLRAARLGVTAATDAIEVHGGNGYIEQWPVARLLRDAQVNPIWEGGDNILCLDVRRAMLKERAHLPFLDHLRALATSDLVRTRIDDLTKAIEAWSALEHATAEARLYPLAQFMADVYAAALLEDQATWGLDDGRKALVARLYAEAHLVDQGPLRGLDRPADDPFDELLAGAFSEAGG, encoded by the coding sequence ATGGGCCGGTATCTCATCGAACCGTTCGACCGCAGCGACCGCTACGCCACCGAGTCGTACCAGGGCGCCGCCGGGCGCAACTGGTGGCGCTGCGATCCCACGCTCCGCCTGCTCATGCGGCGGCACCTGGGTGACGGCTACGCCTGGGCGGAGCCGCGCCTCGACCGGCTGGGCGAGCTGATGGGCGGCCTCGTCGCCGCATGCGCCGAGGAGACCGACCGCAACCCGCCGCGGCTGGAGAAGTACGACAAGTGGGGCAGGGACGTCAGCCAAGTCGTCATGCCGCCGTCGTTCCACACCGCCAGGCAGGCGCTGATGGCCGACAACTTCACCTCCCCGTCCTTCGCCGGGCAGGCCCGCGCGAACGGGGCCGATCCGTCCGCGCTGGGTGCCGCCTGGACGTACCTGCTCGACCAGGCCGACATCGGGATGGGCTGCGCGCTCGGCACGGGCGGGGACATGGTGGTCTCGCTCGCCGAGAAGCACGCGCCTCCGGACGTACGCGACCGGGTGCGGGAGATCTTCGCCAACGGCTTCTACTCCGGCGAGGCCGCGCAACTGTTCACCGAGCGGACCGGCGGCTCCGACCTGGCGGCCCTGGAGACCGAGGCGGTGCCCGCCGGTGACGCATGGCTGCTGACCGGGTTCAAGTGGTTCGCCTCCAACGCCAACGGCTCGGCGTTCGTCGTGCTGGCCAGGCTGCCCGGAGGGGCCGTGGCACCGTTCCTGGTGTTGTGGGAGCGGCGCGACGGCAGCCGCAACGGGGTGCGCATCCGCAGGCTCAAGGACAAGCTCGGCACCAGGTCCGTCGCCTCGGCCGAGGTCGAGCTCGCCGGCGCGGAGGCGTTCCTGCTGGCCGGCGAGGGCTCCGGCTCGGGGCTCGGCACGATGATGAAGCTCACCAACGCCTCCAGGCTCGGCGTGGCCATGATGGGCGTCGGCGTCGCCAGGCGGGCGCTGGTCGAGGCGCTCTGCTACGCCCGCGCCCGCGAGGCGTTCGGCCGGCCCCTCGCCGAGCAGCCGCTCATGCGGCGCAAGCTGAGCGAGCTGATCGTCGAGGTCGAGGCCGCGCAGGCGATGGTGTTCGACGGGCACGTCGGCCCCCGGCTGCGCCTGGCGCCCGCCCTGATCAAACTGCGCGCCGCCCGGCTCGGCGTGACCGCCGCCACCGACGCCATCGAGGTGCACGGCGGCAACGGCTACATCGAGCAGTGGCCGGTGGCGCGGCTGCTGCGCGACGCGCAGGTCAACCCGATCTGGGAGGGCGGCGACAACATCCTCTGCCTCGACGTGCGCCGCGCCATGCTCAAGGAACGCGCCCACCTGCCCTTCCTCGACCACCTGCGCGCCCTGGCCACCTCCGACCTGGTACGGACCCGCATCGACGACCTCACCAAGGCCATCGAGGCCTGGTCCGCGCTGGAACACGCGACGGCCGAGGCGCGCCTCTACCCGCTCGCGCAGTTCATGGCCGACGTCTACGCCGCCGCCCTGCTGGAGGACCAGGCCACGTGGGGGCTCGACGACGGCCGCAAGGCGCTCGTGGCCCGCCTGTACGCCGAGGCGCACCTGGTGGACCAGGGCCCGCTGCGCGGCCTCGACCGCCCCGCCGACGACCCCTTCGACGAGCTGCTCGCGGGGGCGTTCAGCGAAGCTGGCGGGTGA